The Lysobacter capsici genome has a segment encoding these proteins:
- a CDS encoding Fe2+-dependent dioxygenase, giving the protein MLLHVPKVLTAEQVAHCRARLEQAGWADGRITAGHQSAKAKDNAQLPENDPVARELGPLILDALAKNSTFFSAALPQRVYPPLFNRYAGGQSFGFHVDNAIRYDRSRGGMDAVRTDLSATLFLSAPDEYDGGELIIEDTYGTHSVKLAAGDLVLYPGTSLHKVTPVTRGTRIASFFWIQSLVSEDAQRRLMFELDISIRRLTADVPDHPALVQLTGVYHNLLRRWSQP; this is encoded by the coding sequence ATGCTGCTGCACGTTCCCAAGGTCCTCACCGCCGAACAGGTCGCCCATTGCCGGGCCCGCCTGGAGCAAGCCGGCTGGGCCGATGGACGCATCACCGCCGGCCATCAGTCGGCCAAGGCCAAGGACAACGCGCAGTTGCCGGAGAACGATCCGGTCGCGCGCGAACTGGGGCCGCTGATTCTCGACGCGCTGGCGAAGAACTCGACCTTCTTCTCCGCCGCGCTGCCGCAGCGGGTGTATCCGCCGCTGTTCAACCGCTACGCCGGCGGCCAGTCGTTCGGTTTCCATGTCGACAACGCGATCCGCTACGACCGCAGCCGCGGCGGCATGGACGCGGTGCGCACCGACCTGTCGGCGACTTTGTTCCTGAGCGCGCCGGACGAATACGACGGTGGCGAACTGATCATCGAAGACACCTACGGCACCCACAGCGTCAAGCTCGCCGCCGGCGATCTGGTGCTGTATCCGGGCACCAGCCTGCACAAGGTCACCCCGGTCACCCGCGGCACGCGCATCGCCTCGTTCTTCTGGATCCAGAGTCTGGTCAGCGAAGACGCGCAACGGCGGCTGATGTTCGAACTCGACATCTCGATCCGCCGCCTCACCGCCGACGTGCCCGATCATCCGGCGCTGGTGCAGTTGACCGGCGTCTATCACAACCTGCTGCGGCGCTGGAGTCAGCCGTGA
- a CDS encoding TonB-dependent receptor, with protein MSTTKFVVSPLAGALALALTLPVFAAPAPDPQAKDVEGVEVHGQRIQKASSSKYTANLRDTPQTITVIDRNTIDGQNLLSLTDILSTLPGITFGAGEGGGGFGDKINLRGFDASSDITVDGVRDSGLYSRTDPFNLESVEVINGANSVYSGAGSVGGTINLVTKNAGLNEFHKASIAAGTDSYARVTADSNFVIGESSALRLNIMGHQNDVPGRDVETNERWGAAASLAFGLGGDTTWSLNYLHQEDQNTPQYGLPFFNGDGLPGVDRGNYYGYSNIDKQDIELDSLTSIIEHSFNDKFKIRNLTRWQQVDQFSLVDAVQGTWCLANNRTPTGATCGATLPGNYSPSGPRGYGRDTRNTTIYNQTDLTTTFNTGAIEHNLVAGFSILHETFDLDVTSDFRNPNGTNPYIAGLPQMNIANPDHIYRGPLNRTLTGRTEGELDNRALYVFDTLKFNEQWQLSLGARYERNEGKTNNAVVVLAPTTVGGALPAQPIGTITGYGVPFKSNDDLFSYRAGLVYKPVENGSIYIAYGNSKTPSKASVNGSCTAQTCSVDPETAVNYEIGTKWDFADGRIALTGSVFRNDRKNYKVADLDNPANLSGLQQLDGQARVDGVMLGVSGLITDQWAVYANYAFLDSEVLQGVSDRQAGLGLDYTKGDRLTQVPEHSFSLWTTYDISPKWQIGYGATYQGKIWLTQHSATNVNGPLTTYGSYWTHRAMVNYKINRSASLQLNVNNLTDEDYFTRIRNNGWATPGDGRQFVLSANFAF; from the coding sequence ATGTCGACCACGAAGTTCGTCGTGTCGCCGCTTGCCGGCGCGCTCGCTCTTGCCCTCACCCTGCCCGTGTTCGCCGCCCCCGCGCCGGACCCCCAGGCCAAGGACGTCGAAGGCGTCGAAGTCCACGGCCAGCGCATCCAGAAGGCCAGCAGCAGCAAGTACACCGCGAACCTGCGCGATACCCCGCAGACGATCACCGTGATCGACCGCAACACCATCGACGGCCAGAACCTGCTGTCGCTGACCGACATCCTCAGCACCCTGCCCGGCATTACCTTCGGCGCCGGCGAAGGCGGCGGCGGTTTCGGCGACAAGATCAACCTGCGCGGCTTCGACGCCAGCAGCGACATCACCGTCGACGGCGTGCGCGACAGCGGTCTGTACAGCCGCACCGATCCGTTCAATCTGGAATCGGTGGAAGTCATCAACGGCGCCAACTCGGTGTACTCCGGCGCGGGCTCGGTCGGCGGCACCATCAACCTAGTGACCAAGAACGCCGGCCTCAACGAATTCCACAAGGCCTCGATCGCCGCCGGCACCGACAGCTACGCGCGCGTCACCGCCGACAGCAACTTCGTGATCGGCGAAAGCTCCGCGCTGCGCCTGAACATCATGGGCCACCAGAACGACGTGCCGGGCCGCGATGTCGAAACCAACGAGCGCTGGGGCGCGGCCGCCTCGCTCGCGTTCGGCCTGGGCGGCGACACCACCTGGTCCTTGAACTACCTGCACCAGGAAGACCAGAACACCCCGCAGTACGGCCTGCCGTTCTTCAACGGCGACGGCTTGCCGGGCGTGGATCGCGGCAACTACTACGGCTACAGCAACATCGACAAGCAGGACATCGAGCTCGACTCGCTGACCTCGATCATCGAGCACTCGTTCAACGACAAGTTCAAGATCCGCAACCTGACCCGCTGGCAGCAGGTCGATCAGTTCTCGCTGGTCGACGCCGTGCAGGGCACCTGGTGCCTGGCCAACAACCGCACCCCGACCGGCGCCACCTGCGGCGCGACGCTGCCGGGCAACTACAGCCCGAGCGGCCCGCGCGGCTACGGTCGCGATACCCGCAACACCACGATTTACAACCAGACCGATCTGACCACCACGTTCAACACCGGCGCGATCGAACACAACCTGGTCGCGGGCTTCTCGATCCTGCACGAAACCTTCGACCTCGACGTCACCAGCGATTTCCGCAACCCCAACGGCACCAACCCGTACATCGCCGGGCTGCCGCAGATGAACATCGCCAACCCCGATCACATCTATCGCGGCCCGCTCAATCGCACCCTCACCGGCCGCACCGAGGGCGAGCTCGACAACCGCGCGCTGTACGTGTTCGACACGCTGAAGTTCAACGAACAGTGGCAGCTGAGCCTGGGCGCGCGCTACGAGCGCAACGAGGGCAAGACCAACAACGCCGTGGTCGTGCTCGCTCCGACCACGGTCGGCGGCGCGCTGCCGGCGCAGCCGATCGGCACCATCACCGGTTACGGGGTGCCGTTCAAGAGCAACGACGACCTGTTCTCCTACCGCGCCGGTCTGGTCTACAAGCCGGTCGAGAACGGCAGCATCTACATCGCCTACGGCAACTCCAAGACCCCGTCGAAGGCCTCGGTCAACGGCTCGTGCACCGCGCAGACCTGCTCGGTCGATCCGGAAACCGCGGTCAATTACGAAATCGGCACCAAGTGGGACTTCGCCGACGGCCGCATCGCGCTGACCGGCTCGGTGTTCCGCAACGACCGCAAGAACTACAAGGTCGCCGATCTCGACAACCCGGCCAACCTGTCCGGCCTGCAGCAGCTCGACGGCCAGGCGCGCGTCGACGGCGTGATGCTCGGCGTGTCCGGACTGATCACCGACCAATGGGCGGTCTACGCCAACTACGCCTTCCTCGACAGCGAAGTGCTGCAGGGCGTGTCGGACCGTCAGGCCGGCCTGGGCCTGGATTACACCAAGGGCGATCGCCTGACCCAGGTGCCGGAGCACTCCTTCAGCCTGTGGACCACCTACGACATCAGCCCGAAGTGGCAGATCGGCTACGGCGCGACCTACCAGGGCAAGATCTGGCTGACCCAGCACAGCGCGACCAACGTCAACGGCCCGCTGACCACCTACGGCAGCTACTGGACCCACCGCGCGATGGTCAACTACAAGATCAACCGTTCGGCTTCGCTGCAGCTCAACGTCAACAACCTGACCGATGAGGATTACTTCACCCGTATCCGCAACAACGGTTGGGCGACCCCGGGCGACGGCCGCCAGTTCGTGCTGAGCGCCAACTTCGCCTTCTAA
- a CDS encoding Rieske (2Fe-2S) protein, which translates to MGDWIFVCATSQLLPGESTVAWDGDTAIFVCNYDGDYYALEDRCSHEDFELSSGTFDSEEATIECVLHGARFDVRDGRPLCAPAYEPVPKFPVKVEDGGVWTRDDRE; encoded by the coding sequence ATGGGCGATTGGATTTTCGTCTGCGCCACTTCGCAACTGCTGCCGGGCGAATCCACCGTCGCCTGGGACGGCGACACCGCGATCTTCGTCTGCAATTACGACGGCGATTACTACGCGCTGGAAGACCGCTGCTCGCACGAGGACTTCGAATTGTCCTCGGGCACCTTCGACAGCGAGGAAGCGACGATCGAATGCGTGCTGCACGGCGCGCGTTTCGACGTGCGCGACGGCCGCCCGCTGTGCGCGCCGGCCTACGAACCGGTGCCGAAGTTCCCGGTGAAGGTCGAAGACGGCGGGGTGTGGACCCGCGACGATCGCGAGTAG
- a CDS encoding GNAT family N-acetyltransferase yields MTDDTIKFRAATLADTDAVVALVESAYRGDSGRRGWTTEADILDGRRTGPDEIESVLGKAQGMILIAERADAPGELLACAHIAVEDDGSGYFGMFSVNPTLQGGGIGKRVLAEAERVAREQWNLSLIRMSVINVREELIEFYVRRGYERTGRFEPFPYGDARFGLPKRDDLSFEILEKKL; encoded by the coding sequence ATGACCGACGACACCATCAAGTTCCGCGCCGCCACCCTCGCCGACACCGACGCGGTGGTCGCGCTGGTCGAATCGGCGTATCGCGGCGATTCCGGCCGCCGCGGCTGGACCACCGAGGCCGACATTCTCGACGGCCGCCGCACCGGCCCGGACGAAATCGAAAGCGTGCTGGGCAAGGCGCAAGGCATGATCCTGATCGCCGAGCGCGCCGACGCGCCGGGCGAACTGCTGGCCTGCGCGCATATCGCGGTCGAGGACGACGGCAGCGGCTACTTCGGCATGTTCTCGGTCAACCCGACCCTGCAGGGCGGCGGCATCGGCAAGCGCGTGCTGGCCGAAGCCGAGCGCGTCGCGCGCGAGCAATGGAACCTGAGCCTGATCCGCATGAGCGTGATCAACGTGCGCGAGGAACTGATCGAGTTCTACGTGCGCCGCGGTTACGAACGGACCGGCCGATTCGAGCCGTTCCCCTACGGCGACGCGCGCTTCGGCCTGCCCAAGCGCGACGATCTGAGTTTCGAAATCCTGGAAAAGAAGCTTTGA
- a CDS encoding cysteine desulfurase, giving the protein MNAVPTPTDWAAVRADFPVLTREVHGKPLIYFDSANTGQKPEAVIAAVDDFYRRHNANVSRAVHALGSEATELYESARGKLAHFLNVRGDELVLCSGTTFAINLVAYSWALPRLKAGDAIVLTRMEHHANIVPWQLVAQRTGAVIKVAEIDERGQLDLDQLYSLLTPEVKLLALTHVSNVLGTVNPVREICREARKRGIVTLIDGSQAAPHRPLDIAAIGCDFYAITGHKMSGPTGTGALWARREHLDAMPPFIGGGEMIKEVRFEGTVFADGPRRFEAGTPNIAGFAGLGAAVDYLSALGMANIEAREQALLSRFTQALKQVPGLRIFGEAADKAAVVSFLVEGAHAHDLATLLDLEGVAIRSGHHCAHPLMQHFGVPATCRASLAYYNTFEEIDAFVTALTKVRKLLA; this is encoded by the coding sequence ATGAACGCCGTCCCCACCCCTACCGACTGGGCCGCGGTACGCGCCGACTTCCCGGTGCTCACCCGCGAAGTCCACGGCAAGCCGCTGATCTATTTCGATTCGGCCAACACCGGGCAGAAACCCGAGGCGGTGATCGCCGCTGTCGACGATTTCTATCGCCGCCATAACGCCAACGTCAGCCGCGCGGTCCATGCGCTAGGCTCGGAAGCGACCGAGCTGTACGAAAGCGCGCGCGGCAAGCTCGCCCACTTCCTCAATGTGCGCGGCGACGAGTTGGTGCTGTGCAGCGGCACCACCTTCGCGATCAATCTGGTCGCCTATTCGTGGGCGCTGCCGCGGCTCAAGGCCGGCGATGCGATCGTGCTCACGCGCATGGAGCACCACGCCAACATCGTGCCGTGGCAACTGGTCGCCCAGCGCACCGGCGCGGTGATCAAGGTCGCCGAGATCGACGAACGCGGCCAGCTCGATCTGGATCAGCTGTATTCGCTGCTCACCCCCGAGGTGAAACTGCTGGCGCTGACCCACGTCTCCAACGTGCTCGGCACGGTCAACCCGGTGCGCGAGATCTGCCGCGAAGCGCGCAAGCGCGGCATTGTCACCCTGATCGACGGCTCGCAGGCGGCGCCGCACCGGCCGCTCGACATCGCCGCGATCGGCTGCGATTTCTACGCGATCACCGGCCACAAGATGAGCGGCCCGACCGGCACCGGCGCGCTGTGGGCGCGGCGCGAACACCTCGACGCGATGCCGCCGTTCATCGGCGGCGGCGAGATGATCAAGGAAGTGCGGTTCGAAGGCACCGTGTTCGCCGACGGCCCGCGCCGCTTCGAGGCCGGCACCCCGAACATCGCCGGTTTCGCCGGGCTCGGCGCCGCGGTCGATTATCTGTCGGCGCTGGGCATGGCCAACATCGAAGCGCGCGAACAGGCCTTGCTGAGCCGCTTCACGCAGGCCTTGAAGCAAGTGCCGGGCCTGCGTATTTTCGGCGAGGCCGCCGACAAGGCCGCGGTGGTGAGCTTCCTGGTCGAAGGCGCGCACGCGCACGACCTGGCCACGCTGCTCGACCTGGAGGGCGTCGCGATCCGCTCCGGCCATCACTGCGCGCACCCGCTGATGCAACACTTCGGCGTGCCGGCGACCTGCCGCGCCTCGCTGGCCTACTACAACACGTTCGAAGAGATCGACGCCTTCGTGACGGCCCTGACCAAAGTACGCAAACTACTCGCATGA
- the sufD gene encoding Fe-S cluster assembly protein SufD, which yields MSALLDAFVSAFDALPVRESAGLGATRRAALDAALRDGLPGPRTEAWKYTPLRALERRAFVAADAAPAAFDSAAIAGIPAPRIVFHNGRYDAAQSDLAGLPSGVSLQPLSRVLAQGDVREANFLARRYERADEVFARLNAALADEGAVLRVDAGAQAQVPVHLVFVGSPAAGDRAWHLRHLIELREGAGLTVVEHQLAADSHTHLSNSLTHVHLAPNANLSHARVQDEALGATVIARTDAVLAGNARYRRIDLELGAALSRHELNAALHGEAAQVHANGVLLATGRRHLDTRLGIDHVGRDTQCELIWRGLGAGRSRAAFHGGILIREGADGSNAMLSNKNLLLSEGAEIDTQPVLEIHADEVQAAHGATVGQLDANALFYLRSRGVPAEQARALLTTAFCRETLSLFEDDSARAMLEVRLNLALERLI from the coding sequence ATGAGCGCCCTGCTCGACGCATTCGTCTCGGCCTTCGACGCGCTGCCCGTGCGCGAATCGGCCGGCCTGGGCGCGACCCGCCGCGCCGCGCTCGACGCGGCCCTGCGCGACGGCCTGCCCGGCCCGCGCACCGAGGCCTGGAAATACACCCCGCTGCGCGCGCTGGAGCGCCGCGCCTTCGTCGCCGCCGACGCCGCCCCGGCCGCGTTCGACAGCGCCGCGATCGCCGGCATCCCGGCGCCGCGCATCGTCTTCCACAACGGCCGCTACGACGCCGCGCAGTCCGATCTGGCCGGCTTGCCGTCCGGCGTGTCGCTGCAGCCGCTGTCGCGGGTGCTCGCGCAAGGCGACGTGCGCGAAGCCAATTTCCTGGCCCGCCGCTACGAGCGCGCCGATGAAGTGTTCGCCCGGCTCAACGCCGCGCTCGCCGACGAAGGCGCGGTGCTGCGCGTGGACGCGGGCGCGCAGGCGCAAGTGCCGGTGCATCTGGTGTTCGTCGGCAGCCCGGCCGCGGGCGACCGCGCCTGGCACCTGCGCCACCTGATCGAGCTGCGCGAAGGCGCCGGCCTGACCGTGGTCGAGCATCAGCTCGCCGCCGACAGCCACACCCATCTGAGCAACAGCCTGACCCACGTGCATCTCGCGCCTAACGCGAACTTGTCGCACGCGCGGGTGCAGGACGAAGCGCTGGGCGCGACCGTGATCGCGCGCACCGACGCGGTGCTCGCGGGCAACGCGCGCTATCGCCGCATCGACCTGGAACTGGGCGCGGCGCTGTCGCGTCACGAACTCAACGCCGCGCTGCACGGCGAAGCCGCGCAGGTCCACGCCAACGGCGTGCTGCTGGCGACCGGTCGCCGTCACCTCGACACCCGACTGGGCATCGATCACGTTGGCCGCGACACCCAGTGCGAACTGATTTGGCGCGGCCTCGGCGCCGGCCGTTCGCGCGCCGCGTTCCACGGCGGCATCCTGATCCGCGAAGGCGCCGACGGCAGCAACGCCATGCTGTCGAACAAGAACCTGCTGCTCAGCGAAGGCGCCGAGATCGACACCCAGCCGGTGCTCGAGATCCACGCCGACGAAGTGCAGGCCGCGCACGGCGCGACCGTCGGCCAGCTCGACGCCAACGCGCTGTTCTACTTGCGCTCGCGCGGCGTGCCGGCCGAACAGGCGCGCGCCCTGCTGACCACCGCGTTCTGTCGCGAGACCTTGTCGTTGTTCGAAGACGACAGCGCGCGGGCGATGCTGGAAGTGCGCTTGAATCTGGCGCTGGAACGATTGATTTAA
- the sufC gene encoding Fe-S cluster assembly ATPase SufC, protein MLKIENLHVQVAGKDILKGLSLDLQPGQVHAIMGPNGAGKSTLGNVLSGREGYEVTQGTVEFEGRDLLALEPEERAAAGVFLAFQYPVEIPGVNNTYFLRTALNAQRKARGEAELDSMQFLKLVREKLAVLHLKDELLHRGVNEGFSGGEKKRNEIFQLALLEPKLAILDETDSGLDIDALKAVAHGVNTLRSPDRAFLVITHYQRLLDYIKPDVVHVLADGRIVETGGPELALELEAHGYEWLKDRVAPEHSA, encoded by the coding sequence ATGCTCAAGATCGAAAACCTCCACGTCCAAGTCGCCGGCAAGGACATCCTCAAGGGCCTGTCGCTGGATCTGCAGCCCGGCCAGGTCCACGCCATCATGGGACCCAACGGCGCCGGCAAGTCCACCCTGGGCAACGTGCTGTCGGGCCGCGAAGGCTATGAGGTCACCCAGGGCACGGTCGAGTTCGAAGGCCGCGACCTGCTCGCGCTGGAACCCGAGGAACGCGCCGCCGCCGGCGTGTTCCTGGCGTTCCAGTACCCGGTCGAAATTCCGGGCGTGAACAACACCTATTTCCTGCGCACCGCGCTCAACGCCCAGCGCAAGGCGCGCGGCGAAGCCGAGCTCGATTCGATGCAGTTCCTCAAGCTGGTGCGCGAGAAACTCGCCGTGCTGCATCTGAAGGACGAACTGCTGCATCGCGGCGTCAACGAAGGCTTCAGCGGCGGCGAGAAGAAGCGCAACGAGATCTTCCAGCTCGCGCTGCTTGAACCGAAGCTGGCGATCCTCGACGAAACCGATTCGGGCTTGGACATCGACGCGCTCAAGGCGGTCGCCCACGGCGTCAACACGCTGCGGTCGCCCGATCGTGCGTTCCTGGTGATCACCCACTATCAGCGCCTGCTCGATTACATCAAGCCCGACGTGGTGCATGTGCTCGCCGACGGCCGCATCGTCGAGACCGGTGGCCCGGAGCTGGCGCTGGAACTGGAAGCGCACGGCTACGAATGGCTCAAGGACCGCGTCGCACCGGAGCATTCGGCGTGA